In Daphnia magna isolate NIES linkage group LG5, ASM2063170v1.1, whole genome shotgun sequence, a single genomic region encodes these proteins:
- the LOC116923188 gene encoding uncharacterized protein LOC116923188: protein MKTTVVTIPIIVVLMAVLTTELLGHPTPDQRSQHHNHRHQHTDPNSGRASRLLYSPRSRSLSNNNVPDMHTALRRLRESQQMAALTERQSNSAGIVNDQQPNEMDGPHMNRSEEDENSLKELCHAKILQKCGSAVIEGFAETDLPLNQKCRIRENFLHCVIKMKRHTCHKRTREDLLLTDEYIRTLRQQILTLLWSARGCVLGMEAPK, encoded by the exons atgaagacGACGGTCGTTACAATTCCTATAATTGTGGTGCTGATGGCTGTATTGACCACGGAATTGCTAGGTCATCCTACTCCCGACCAACGCAGCCAACATCATAATCATCGTCACCAACACACCGATCCTAATAGCGGCAGAGCTTCGCGTCTCCTTTATTCTCCGAGATCGCGTTCGCTCAGCAACAATAACGTGCCCGACATGCACACTGCCCTTCGCAG ATTGAGAGAAAGTCAACAAATGGCGGCACTAACTGAAAGGCAATCGAATTCAGCTGGGATTGTTAATGATCAACAACCAAATGAAATGGATGGACCCCACATGAATCGAAGTGAAGAAGACGAGAATTCCCTTAAAG AGTTGTGTCATGCCAAAATATTGCAAAAATGCGGATCGGCAGTGATTGAAGGTTTCGCCGAAACTGATTTGCCTTTGAATCAAAAGTGTCGAATTCGAGAA AATTTTCTTCATTGCGTCATCAAGATGAAGAGACACACGTGTCATAAACGTACTCGCGAAGACCTACTTTTAACCGATGAATATATTCGAACTCTTCGTCAACAGATACTCACGTTACTTTG GTCGGCTCGTGGTTGCGTCTTGGGCATGGAAGCACCCAAGTAG
- the LOC116923187 gene encoding acidic leucine-rich nuclear phosphoprotein 32 family member A, with amino-acid sequence MEKRIELEKRGRNPDQITELNLDNCRSTTIVGLTDEFVGLEALSLINVGLTSLKGFPKLPNLRRLELSDNRISGGLNALSSSTKLTSLNLSGNKIKDLDTLEPLKEFKMLRSLDLFNCDVTTREDYREKVFQFLPSLKYLDGYDCDDREAEDDELNGNDEDEESGEEAPDNDEDEGVEDEGGDEGEEEDEGEEDVGLDAIYKDNLDEESEGEDYEGAGDDSDEDLEEEEDDGEEVEEEESPARGKKRKMED; translated from the exons ATGGAAAAACGaattgaattagaaaaaagaggaaggaaTCCCGATCAG ATCACAGAATTAAATCTTGATAATTGCCGGAGTACTACGATTGTCGGTTTAACAGACGAGTTTGTCGGTCTTGAAGCTCTCAGTCTTATCAATGTGGGTCTCACCAGCCTCAAAGGCTTCCCAAAACTTCCAAATCTACGAAGG TTGGAATTGAGTGACAATAGGATCTCTGGTGGTTTAAATGCTCTCAGTAGCAGCACAAAACTAACATCGCTTAACCTCAGTGGTAATAAAATCAAAGATCTGGATACTCTGGAGCCTCTC AAAGAATTCAAGATGCTGCGATCCTTAGACTTGTTTAACTGTGATGTCACAACCAGAGAAGACTACAGGGAGAAAGTATTCCAGTTTCTGCCATCATTAAAATACCTTGACGG TTATGACTGCGACGACAGAGAGGCAGAAGACGATGAACTCAACGGCAATGACGAAGATGAGGAAAGTGGTGAAGAAGCACCTGACAATGATGAAG ATGAAGGAGTAGAAGATGAAGGGGGAGATGAAGGTGAAGAGGAAGATGAGGGAGAAGAGGATGTAGGCTTGGATGCCATTTACAAAGACAACTTGGAT GAGGAAAGTGAAGGAGAAGATTATGAAGGGGCTGGAGATGACAGTGATGAAGatttagaagaagaagaggatgatGGTGAAGAAGTAGAGGAAGAAG AATCGCCAGCACGAGggaagaaacgaaaaatggaAGACTGA